The Streptomyces durmitorensis genome contains the following window.
GCTGGGACCCGCTGGGCACCGCCGTGGCCGAGGCGCACCGCAGGGGTCTTGAGCTGCACGCCTGGTTCAACCCGTTCCGTATCGCCAACCACACGGACCCCTCGCGCCTGGTCCCGACGCACCCCGCGCGGCTGCACCCCGACTGGGTCGTGCCCTACGGCGGGAAGCTCTACTACAACCCGGGCCTGCCCGAGGTGCGGCGCTTCGTCCAGGACGCGATGCTCGACGCCGTGCGGCACTACGCCGTGGACGCCGTGCACTGGGACGACTACTTCTACCCGTATCCGGTCGCAGGGCAGGTCTTCGACGACGACGACGCCTTCGCGCGCTACGGCGGCGGCTTCCCGGACCGCGCCGCCTGGCGGCGCGACAACATCGACCGCCTGGTGCGCGACATGGGGACGCGGATCAAGAAGGTCCGCAAGCACGTGCAGTTCGGGATCAGCCCCTTCGGGGTCTGGCGCAACGCCTCGACCGATCCGCTCGGTTCGGACACCCAGGCCGGCGTGCAGACCTACGACAACCTGCACGCCGACACGCGCGGCTGGGTCAAGAAGGGCTGGCTCGACTACATCTGCCCGCAGCTCTACTGGAACATCGGCTTCGCCGTCGCCGACTACGGCAAGCTGCTGCCCTGGTGGGCCGACGTCGTCAAGGACACGGGCGTGCGGCTGTACGTGGGGGAGGCCCTCTACAAGGCGGGCGATCCCGCACAGCCCGCGGCCTGGCAGGACCCCGCCGAGCTGTCCCGCCATCTCACGTACGCCAAGGAGTTCCCGCAGGCGCGCGGGCATGTCTACTTCTCGGCGAAGGAAGTGGGCGTGGACAAGATCGGCGCGATGGCCCGGGTGGTCGCCGACCACTATCAGCAGCGGGCCAGGCCACCACGCTGATCCGGTTCCCGGCCGGGAGCTACTGAGCCGGGTCCTGGTGCCGTACGACGGTGTCGGGGCCCGGCGACATGACCGTCTCGTGGCCGTCCTCGAGGCGCACGCGGTACGGCGGTCCGCCGTCCGCGCCGAGCACCTCGACGACCTCCGCGATCCGGTCGTGCTGCCCGACGACCCTGCCGTGGACCACCAGCTTGTCGCCTACGGTTGCACGCATCTGGAGCGACCTCCTCGTCCCACCCTGCGGTTGCGATCCGTGGCGGCAAGTCTACGTCGGGTGGCCGGAGCTGGGGCCTTGCCGTCGGCGGCTAGCCGCGCGCCCGTTGGGTGACCGCGATGCACACGAGGACGGCTGCGGCGGTCAGGGGCGCGGCGGGCGTGAGGTGCTCGCCGAGCAGGAACACCGACCAGACCAGGGTGAGCAGCGGCTGGGCGAGCTGGAGCTGGCTCGCCTTGGGGACGCCGATCGCCGCCATGCCGCGGTACCAGACGACCAGGCCGAGGAACTGCGAGCCGACGGCGGAGTAGAGCAGCCCGGTGGCGCTGTGCCCGGTGAGCTGGAAGGGCTCGGACTGGAGCGCGACGGCCGCACCCGCCACGGCGAGCGGCAGGCACAGGACGAGCGCCCAGCCGATGACCTGCCAGCCCGGCATCTCACGGGCGAGGCGACCGCCCTCGGTGTACCCGGCCGCGCAGATGAGGAGCGAGGCGAAGAGGTACAGGTCGGCCGTCGACAGGGCGCCGCCGCTCTGCTGGACGGTGAATGCGATCACCGCGGCCGCGCCGGTGAGGGCGGCGGCCCAGAACATCCGCGAGGGCCGCGCCCCGGTGCGCAGCGCCGAGAACACGGCGGTCGTCAGCGGGAGCAGTCCGACGACCACGGCCGCGTGGGCCGTGGTGGAGGTCTGCAGGGCCAGCGTGGTGAGCAGCGGGAAGCCGATGACGACTCCGGCGGCGACGACCGCGAGCCCCGCCCAGTGGCGGCGGGCGGGCAGCGGGACGCGCAGGGCGAGCAGGGCGCCGCCCGCGATGACCGCGCTCAGGACGCAGCGCAGGGCCACGAACGACCAGGGGCCGATGCCTTCGAGGCCCCAGGCGGTGGAGGGGAAGGTGAGCGAGAAGGCGGTGACGCCGAGTGCGGCCATGACGGTGCCGCTGCGGCGGGAGCTGTTCTGCGGGGCCGTGGCGGTGGTACCCGTGGCGGTGGTGACCGCTATCCGACTCCGGCGAGTAGCGCTATCCTGTGCTGTCATGCAAGAGAGTAGCAGTGTGGCTGAGTTGGCAAAGCAGTTGCGGAATGAGCTGGACCGCTACTCACCTGGTGGAAAGCTGCCGTCGAGTCGGGCACTGGTCGACCGGTTCAGGGTGAGCCCGGTGACCGTGTCGCGGGCCCTGGGGCAGCTGGCCGCCGAGGGCCTTGTCGTCACGCGGCCCGGCGCCGGAGTCTTCCGCGCCGAGCCGCAGGCCGCCGCCGCGCCGGCCGGGGACACCTCGTGGCAGGAGGTGGCGCTGAGCGCGGACGCGGCCACGGAACTGGTGCCGCGCGCGGTGGACGCCTCCGGGGTCCTGGTCACGCTCGCGGCGCCGCCGCCCGGCATCATCGAGTTCAACGGCGGCTATCTGCACCCCTCGCTGCAGCCCGAGCGCGCGATGGCGGCGGCCCTCGCGCGGGCGGGGCGGCGGCCAGGCGCGTGGGGGAGGCCGCCGGTCGACGGGCTCCCCGAGCTGCGGGAGTGGTTCGCGCGGGGCATCGGCGGC
Protein-coding sequences here:
- a CDS encoding DUF1918 domain-containing protein; amino-acid sequence: MRATVGDKLVVHGRVVGQHDRIAEVVEVLGADGGPPYRVRLEDGHETVMSPGPDTVVRHQDPAQ
- a CDS encoding glycoside hydrolase family 10 protein, which translates into the protein MRRMSRRGFTIAAAAMVAGLTAAGDAAAVPERAPSRRELRGMWLATVANRDWPSKPGLAPAEQRAELIGHLDTAVRRRLNAVVFQVRPTADALWPSPYEPWAECLTGVQGKHPGWDPLGTAVAEAHRRGLELHAWFNPFRIANHTDPSRLVPTHPARLHPDWVVPYGGKLYYNPGLPEVRRFVQDAMLDAVRHYAVDAVHWDDYFYPYPVAGQVFDDDDAFARYGGGFPDRAAWRRDNIDRLVRDMGTRIKKVRKHVQFGISPFGVWRNASTDPLGSDTQAGVQTYDNLHADTRGWVKKGWLDYICPQLYWNIGFAVADYGKLLPWWADVVKDTGVRLYVGEALYKAGDPAQPAAWQDPAELSRHLTYAKEFPQARGHVYFSAKEVGVDKIGAMARVVADHYQQRARPPR
- a CDS encoding DMT family transporter produces the protein MTAQDSATRRSRIAVTTATGTTATAPQNSSRRSGTVMAALGVTAFSLTFPSTAWGLEGIGPWSFVALRCVLSAVIAGGALLALRVPLPARRHWAGLAVVAAGVVIGFPLLTTLALQTSTTAHAAVVVGLLPLTTAVFSALRTGARPSRMFWAAALTGAAAVIAFTVQQSGGALSTADLYLFASLLICAAGYTEGGRLAREMPGWQVIGWALVLCLPLAVAGAAVALQSEPFQLTGHSATGLLYSAVGSQFLGLVVWYRGMAAIGVPKASQLQLAQPLLTLVWSVFLLGEHLTPAAPLTAAAVLVCIAVTQRARG